The Brasilonema sennae CENA114 genome includes a region encoding these proteins:
- the plsY gene encoding glycerol-3-phosphate 1-O-acyltransferase PlsY, with protein sequence MAIWLSLCGAVLVLAYLVGSTPTGYTVAKRLKGIDLREVGSGSTGATNVLRTLGKGPGAFVLMIDCLKGVLAIALVWWLFNFAPSQNLIPSEVNPQLWQPWMVILSGLAAILGHSKSIFLGFAGGKSVATGLGILLAMNWQVGLATFGVFAIVVAISRMVSLSSITAAIGVSLFMVLVHQPLPYILFGVVGGLYVILRHSSNIGRILAGTEPKLGQNLQLEAVESVNSAS encoded by the coding sequence ATGGCTATTTGGTTAAGTTTGTGCGGAGCAGTTTTGGTGTTAGCTTATCTCGTGGGTTCTACACCCACTGGATACACTGTAGCTAAGCGATTGAAAGGTATTGATCTCAGGGAAGTTGGTTCCGGTTCAACTGGTGCAACTAATGTGCTGAGAACTCTGGGAAAAGGGCCAGGGGCTTTTGTTTTAATGATAGATTGCTTGAAGGGAGTGTTAGCGATCGCTCTGGTTTGGTGGTTGTTCAACTTTGCCCCGAGTCAAAATCTTATTCCTTCAGAAGTTAATCCGCAATTGTGGCAACCTTGGATGGTGATTTTATCTGGGTTAGCTGCCATACTTGGACATAGTAAATCAATTTTTCTCGGTTTTGCTGGTGGTAAATCTGTTGCAACTGGTTTAGGTATTTTACTGGCGATGAATTGGCAGGTTGGTTTAGCTACGTTTGGCGTTTTTGCTATTGTCGTGGCTATATCGCGGATGGTCTCTTTGAGTTCGATCACTGCAGCTATTGGCGTTTCTCTTTTTATGGTGCTTGTGCATCAACCTTTACCTTACATCCTCTTTGGTGTTGTTGGTGGCTTGTATGTTATTTTGCGACACAGTAGCAATATTGGGCGTATACTTGCAGGCACTGAACCAAAATTAGGGCAGAACTTACAGTTGGAAGCGGTAGAAAGTGTAAACTCAGCAAGTTAG
- a CDS encoding DUF3086 domain-containing protein, whose translation MNPEEFQTPQPTDESFKHKEQPKVKQPENSKVESVVEIAAQNSKVDTQNKPLSSSSAVSHSGAAEQNLIDELTPESTAEVVTLLEEEITALGSQVESEPQNYRQQEELTQRVAQLQSQKQALKEEIANLQASYKTLYSQLGETQMTMTQLVQEALSGLEQRKAALQISVEQLERRQERIRNEMRTTFAGTSQDLAIRVQGFKDYLTGSLQDLAAAAEQLQLVPKPKPEPEKLEVKEVKQAQAQSATPQFAQQQFQDTTKQVRRLIDQYRAKPDYYGPPWQLRRTFEPVHAERVSNWFFSQGGRGALRTTGSRLQNILIASAVISILHQLYSDRLRTLVLANTPERLGEWRRGLQDCLGIGRPDFGPDKGMVLFETPEALAQKADRLVKANQLPLILIDDSEEQISLGLLQFPLWLAFAPDPKMMRNYDDDY comes from the coding sequence ATGAACCCAGAGGAATTTCAAACACCACAACCAACTGATGAGTCGTTCAAGCACAAAGAACAACCCAAAGTTAAACAACCAGAAAACTCTAAAGTTGAGTCAGTGGTGGAAATAGCAGCGCAAAACTCCAAAGTTGACACACAGAATAAGCCGCTGTCGTCGTCTTCTGCTGTGTCTCATTCAGGCGCAGCAGAGCAAAATCTTATAGATGAGTTAACGCCAGAGTCAACTGCCGAGGTTGTGACGCTTTTAGAAGAGGAAATTACCGCGCTGGGATCACAAGTAGAATCAGAACCACAAAATTATCGTCAACAAGAGGAACTCACACAACGAGTTGCACAGTTGCAAAGCCAAAAACAAGCGCTGAAAGAAGAAATAGCAAATTTGCAAGCCTCTTACAAAACTCTTTACAGCCAGTTGGGCGAAACTCAAATGACGATGACGCAACTGGTGCAAGAGGCGCTTTCTGGGCTAGAACAACGTAAAGCAGCGCTGCAAATTTCTGTAGAACAGTTGGAACGGCGTCAAGAACGGATTCGCAATGAGATGCGAACCACTTTTGCAGGCACTTCTCAAGACTTAGCAATTCGGGTACAAGGTTTTAAAGACTACCTCACAGGTAGTTTACAAGATCTGGCAGCAGCAGCAGAACAGTTGCAACTCGTGCCAAAACCGAAACCAGAACCAGAAAAGCTAGAAGTAAAAGAGGTCAAGCAAGCCCAAGCGCAAAGCGCAACACCACAATTTGCTCAACAGCAGTTTCAAGATACGACAAAACAAGTGCGCCGTTTGATTGATCAGTATCGCGCGAAACCAGATTATTATGGTCCACCGTGGCAACTGCGTCGCACTTTTGAACCAGTTCATGCAGAACGAGTTTCTAACTGGTTTTTTAGCCAAGGAGGACGAGGTGCTTTGCGGACGACGGGCAGTCGGTTGCAGAATATTCTTATTGCCTCAGCAGTGATTTCGATATTACACCAATTGTATAGCGATCGCCTCCGCACTTTAGTATTAGCAAATACACCAGAACGCTTGGGTGAATGGCGACGAGGTTTACAGGACTGCTTAGGAATTGGTCGTCCAGATTTTGGACCAGACAAGGGTATGGTATTATTTGAAACTCCAGAAGCTTTAGCACAAAAAGCAGACCGACTCGTAAAAGCCAATCAACTACCTTTGATTTTGATTGATGATTCTGAAGAGCAAATTAGTTTGGGACTCTTGCAGTTTCCTTTGTGGTTAGCCTTTGCTCCTGACCCCAAAATGATGAGAAATTATGATGATGACTATTAA
- a CDS encoding DUF3119 family protein, translating into MFTKETGVLTVTTSYTSNPASTTVELKSSYNIPLVLVVAAIPMLIVQPWVAGLMGLFGLFLMFQAVTLRLLFTPTDLDIYRGEKLIRRFPYREWQNWRIFWNRVPILFYFKEVKSIHFLPILFDPNTLKTCLEQRCPRI; encoded by the coding sequence ATGTTTACTAAGGAAACAGGAGTTTTGACTGTGACGACTTCATATACGTCTAACCCCGCATCTACCACCGTCGAGCTCAAGTCTAGTTACAATATACCCTTGGTGTTAGTGGTTGCAGCAATCCCAATGCTGATTGTACAACCTTGGGTGGCAGGCTTGATGGGTCTTTTTGGCTTGTTTCTCATGTTTCAAGCTGTCACACTGCGTCTGTTATTTACTCCTACCGATTTGGATATTTACAGAGGTGAAAAATTAATTCGGCGCTTTCCCTACCGGGAATGGCAAAACTGGCGGATATTCTGGAATCGGGTTCCTATTCTGTTTTACTTTAAAGAAGTTAAAAGTATTCACTTTCTGCCGATTTTATTTGATCCTAATACTCTCAAAACTTGCTTAGAACAACGCTGTCCGCGCATTTAG
- a CDS encoding MlaE family lipid ABC transporter permease subunit codes for MSETTSKSGFGVWTQRLLAAIFLAGQVIVHLLRGRINRRNTLEQMAAVGPDSLFIALVTAVFVGAVFTIQVAREFINFGAGNSVGGVLAVALTRELSPVLTAVVLAGRVGSAFAAEIATMRVTEQIDALLMLKTDPIDYLVIPRVLACCLMLPILTLLSLVTGMLGGLIIAINIYNLSENVFLDSARSFIGIWDIVSAMIKACCFGILIAVIGCSWGLTTTGGAKGVGQSTTTAVVTALLIIFVSNFFLSWIMFQGSGSASLQGL; via the coding sequence TTGAGTGAAACAACATCCAAATCTGGTTTCGGAGTATGGACTCAGCGATTGCTGGCAGCAATTTTCTTGGCTGGACAAGTCATAGTTCACCTGTTACGGGGGAGAATCAATCGGCGCAATACGCTAGAGCAAATGGCAGCAGTCGGTCCAGATTCCCTGTTTATTGCCCTAGTAACGGCTGTTTTTGTTGGTGCAGTATTTACTATTCAGGTGGCGCGGGAGTTTATTAACTTTGGCGCAGGAAACTCAGTTGGCGGAGTGCTGGCGGTAGCGCTAACACGCGAACTCTCGCCTGTTTTGACAGCTGTGGTTTTAGCAGGACGAGTAGGTTCAGCGTTTGCAGCAGAAATCGCCACAATGCGAGTTACTGAACAAATTGATGCTCTTTTAATGTTAAAAACTGATCCAATTGATTACTTGGTTATCCCTCGTGTACTTGCATGCTGCTTAATGTTACCAATTTTAACGCTCTTATCTCTGGTAACAGGTATGCTAGGGGGATTAATTATTGCAATAAATATATATAATTTGTCGGAAAATGTGTTTCTAGACTCAGCCCGCAGCTTTATTGGCATTTGGGACATTGTGAGCGCCATGATTAAAGCGTGTTGCTTTGGAATTTTAATAGCCGTCATTGGGTGCAGTTGGGGTTTAACGACAACCGGAGGAGCAAAAGGAGTCGGACAATCAACCACAACCGCTGTTGTCACTGCTTTGTTAATTATATTTGTTAGCAATTTCTTTCTTTCTTGGATTATGTTCCAAGGAAGTGGCAGTGCATCATTGCAAGGGTTGTAG
- the sppA gene encoding signal peptide peptidase SppA, whose protein sequence is MVWPFKPNFRKQIARIEMTGVIAGATRKRVLEALKTLEERKFPALLLRIDSPGGTVGDSQEIYSALKRLREKVKIVASFGNISASGGVYVGMGAQHVMANPGTITGSIGVILRGNNLERLLQKVGVSFKVIKSGPYKDILAFDRELTEPEQSILQELIDTSYQQFVQTVADARSLAVETVRSFADGRIFTGQQALELGIVDRLGTEEDARRWAAELAGLDPEKAPVYTFEEPKPLLSRILPGSRQASSGLGAGFGWVEFEVSTSGLPLWLYRP, encoded by the coding sequence ATGGTTTGGCCTTTTAAGCCCAATTTTCGTAAACAAATTGCTCGTATTGAAATGACGGGTGTCATTGCCGGTGCGACTCGCAAGCGAGTACTAGAAGCCCTAAAAACTTTAGAAGAAAGAAAATTTCCGGCTTTACTGCTACGGATAGACAGTCCTGGTGGGACAGTAGGAGATTCTCAAGAAATCTACAGTGCTTTGAAGCGGTTGCGCGAGAAAGTAAAAATAGTTGCTAGTTTTGGTAACATTTCTGCTTCTGGTGGAGTCTACGTAGGCATGGGAGCGCAACACGTCATGGCTAACCCTGGTACGATTACAGGTAGTATTGGTGTGATTTTGCGTGGTAATAACTTGGAACGTCTGTTGCAAAAAGTAGGTGTTTCCTTTAAAGTTATAAAGTCTGGTCCTTACAAAGACATTTTGGCGTTTGATCGGGAACTAACAGAACCGGAACAAAGCATTTTGCAAGAATTAATTGATACAAGTTACCAGCAGTTTGTTCAGACAGTAGCTGACGCACGTTCCCTGGCAGTAGAAACTGTGAGAAGTTTCGCAGACGGTCGAATTTTCACTGGACAGCAAGCCTTAGAGTTAGGTATTGTAGATCGTCTGGGAACGGAAGAAGATGCTCGGCGTTGGGCTGCGGAGCTGGCTGGTCTTGACCCGGAAAAAGCCCCCGTTTACACCTTTGAAGAACCCAAACCTCTGTTGAGCCGCATTTTGCCAGGAAGCCGTCAAGCTTCTTCAGGACTTGGGGCTGGTTTCGGTTGGGTCGAATTCGAGGTGTCTACCAGTGGTTTACCCCTATGGTTGTATAGACCATAA
- the aroH gene encoding chorismate mutase, whose product MRAIRGATTVPENTVEAMREAVIELLDELEKRNQLHPTDIISVTFSVTKDLNATFPAAIARSRPYWDSVPMLDVQEMQVDGSLKRCIRFLVHAYLPTSTPIYHAYLRQAAELRPDWNVPQLL is encoded by the coding sequence ATGCGGGCTATTCGCGGAGCAACGACTGTCCCAGAAAATACGGTTGAAGCAATGCGAGAAGCTGTAATTGAATTACTAGATGAACTAGAAAAACGGAATCAATTGCATCCAACAGATATTATTAGTGTGACTTTCTCCGTAACAAAGGATTTAAATGCTACTTTTCCTGCTGCAATTGCACGTTCACGCCCCTACTGGGACAGTGTACCTATGTTAGATGTACAGGAAATGCAAGTTGATGGCAGCTTAAAACGTTGCATCCGGTTTTTAGTTCACGCCTATCTCCCGACCTCCACCCCAATTTACCATGCCTATTTGCGTCAGGCCGCAGAGTTACGTCCTGATTGGAATGTGCCCCAGCTTTTGTAG
- a CDS encoding serine/threonine-protein kinase, with protein sequence MLTKLQGERYQVVQILGKSLFGQTYLVQDTHLPDYPTCVVKHFLPSSQFPISVEIRRKLFSREVEALKKLDNYDLVPHLLAHFEDNLEFYLVQQFIEGHALSVELPPGDRWSQSKVFQLLWEVLSILNFVHSCGLIHRDVKPSNILRRKQDNRLVLIDFGAVKPIWNQLIINQGKTSNFIPLEYTTIAIGTPGYMPHEQQRGKPRPNSDIYALGMIAIQALTGVHPTQLPEDRNTGEILWQELAQVNEKLALVLNKMVCHHFRDRYNSAKEALEALAPLTDFYTSTQQWASTLLPQNVRSEYQNSFPEQNVNQVFENNLSAPLLNNQTNNISEQEIVELVTKLYTPTQESTLNPSSENDQTICISPGKLTLLTGLMLGVVSGLIFMVFSYWSVQMIAPIPKIQNPSPEASKVLQ encoded by the coding sequence ATGTTAACCAAGTTACAAGGGGAGCGTTACCAGGTTGTTCAAATTTTAGGTAAAAGTCTATTCGGTCAAACCTACTTGGTTCAAGATACCCACCTCCCGGATTATCCCACCTGTGTCGTAAAACATTTCTTACCTAGTAGTCAGTTTCCAATTTCAGTAGAAATACGTAGAAAACTTTTTAGCCGAGAAGTAGAAGCCCTGAAAAAACTGGACAACTATGACCTGGTTCCTCATCTTTTAGCTCATTTTGAAGACAATCTTGAATTCTACTTGGTGCAACAGTTCATTGAAGGGCATGCCCTCAGTGTAGAATTGCCACCTGGTGATCGCTGGTCCCAAAGCAAAGTTTTTCAACTACTGTGGGAGGTCTTGAGTATCCTGAATTTTGTCCACAGTTGCGGACTGATCCACAGAGATGTCAAGCCCAGTAATATTCTTAGACGAAAGCAAGACAATCGGTTAGTCCTGATTGATTTTGGTGCGGTCAAGCCAATTTGGAATCAATTGATTATAAATCAAGGAAAAACTTCAAACTTCATTCCCCTTGAATATACAACCATTGCGATCGGTACACCAGGCTATATGCCCCATGAGCAACAACGAGGCAAACCACGTCCTAATAGTGATATCTATGCCCTAGGTATGATTGCTATCCAAGCACTAACAGGAGTGCATCCGACACAACTACCTGAAGACCGCAATACAGGTGAAATTCTTTGGCAAGAGTTAGCTCAAGTTAATGAGAAGCTTGCTTTAGTACTCAATAAGATGGTATGTCACCACTTTAGAGACCGATATAACTCGGCAAAAGAAGCATTAGAAGCGCTTGCGCCACTCACTGATTTTTACACGTCAACACAACAGTGGGCTTCTACTCTTCTACCACAAAATGTAAGATCCGAGTACCAAAACTCCTTTCCTGAGCAGAATGTTAACCAAGTTTTTGAGAACAACCTATCCGCACCACTTTTAAACAACCAAACAAACAATATTTCAGAACAAGAGATAGTGGAGTTAGTAACCAAACTCTACACACCAACACAGGAGTCAACTCTTAATCCATCATCAGAAAACGATCAGACTATTTGTATTTCTCCAGGAAAACTGACTTTACTCACTGGCTTAATGTTGGGCGTAGTATCTGGTTTGATTTTCATGGTTTTTAGCTACTGGTCTGTGCAAATGATTGCTCCTATTCCTAAAATTCAAAATCCTTCACCTGAAGCGTCAAAGGTCTTACAGTAA
- the glp gene encoding gephyrin-like molybdotransferase Glp yields the protein MLSVSDAENIIFNLVQPLNTQQDTELVDLLSTGDTLLDLSPWSDGFSTRRARDAAALRADRILASQVTSELDFPHWDNSAMDGYAVRYEDVYNCNEDKPAVLEIVEEIPAGVQPKSTIQSGQAARIFTGAVMPTGTDTVVMQERTRREGNRVIILTAPKLQEFVRKRGMYYRAGEQLLPPGILLKASEIAVLAAFQCTQLKVFRRPRVAIFSTGDELVTPDKPLQPGQIVDSNRYALATLIRQSGAEPIMLGIVKDKPEALKEAIAYAIAHADIVISSGGVSVGDYDYVEQILESLGGKIHVRDIATKPGKPLTVATFENDVRPIVYFGLPGNPVAALVTFWRFVQPAIKKLSGLAQGWEPVYIKALARQELCSGGKRETYVWGQLSVKNGVYEFQPAGGLQNSGNLINLAQTNGLAVLPVGTTLIAAKEQVQVLQIGS from the coding sequence ATGCTATCAGTTAGCGATGCAGAAAATATTATTTTCAATCTAGTACAACCGCTGAATACTCAACAAGATACAGAATTGGTTGATTTGTTATCAACAGGTGATACTCTTTTGGATTTGTCCCCTTGGAGCGATGGCTTCTCTACCAGACGCGCAAGGGACGCTGCTGCGCTCCGCGCAGATCGCATTTTAGCATCACAGGTGACTAGTGAACTGGATTTTCCCCACTGGGACAACTCAGCAATGGATGGCTATGCAGTGCGGTATGAAGATGTGTACAACTGTAACGAGGACAAGCCAGCAGTTTTAGAGATTGTTGAAGAAATTCCTGCTGGGGTTCAACCGAAATCTACTATTCAATCAGGGCAAGCGGCGCGAATTTTTACAGGTGCAGTCATGCCTACGGGTACTGATACAGTTGTGATGCAAGAAAGAACACGTCGGGAAGGAAACCGTGTGATTATCCTTACAGCTCCAAAACTGCAAGAATTTGTGAGAAAACGGGGAATGTACTACCGAGCGGGGGAACAATTACTACCACCAGGTATTCTGTTGAAGGCTTCAGAAATTGCTGTATTAGCTGCATTTCAATGTACCCAACTGAAGGTTTTTCGCCGTCCCCGTGTTGCTATTTTCTCTACAGGAGATGAACTGGTTACACCTGACAAACCATTGCAACCTGGTCAAATTGTAGATTCAAACCGGTATGCCTTGGCAACTTTAATTCGACAAAGTGGTGCTGAGCCTATAATGTTAGGAATTGTTAAGGATAAACCAGAAGCGCTCAAGGAAGCTATTGCTTACGCTATAGCTCATGCTGATATCGTTATCTCTTCGGGGGGTGTCTCTGTGGGAGATTATGATTATGTTGAGCAAATTTTAGAGTCACTGGGAGGCAAAATTCACGTTCGTGATATTGCCACTAAACCTGGTAAACCCCTGACAGTTGCCACATTTGAAAACGATGTACGTCCAATTGTGTACTTTGGTTTACCAGGAAACCCCGTTGCTGCTTTGGTGACTTTTTGGCGATTTGTACAACCAGCTATCAAAAAACTTTCAGGACTTGCTCAAGGTTGGGAACCAGTATATATCAAAGCGCTGGCGCGTCAGGAGTTGTGTTCAGGTGGTAAGCGCGAAACTTATGTTTGGGGTCAGTTGTCCGTCAAAAATGGAGTTTACGAATTTCAGCCAGCAGGTGGTCTTCAAAATTCTGGCAACTTAATTAATTTAGCTCAAACCAATGGCTTAGCGGTTCTACCTGTGGGTACGACACTTATTGCTGCAAAAGAACAAGTGCAAGTCTTACAGATAGGGTCTTGA
- a CDS encoding ATP-binding protein, with amino-acid sequence MNKASISILLVEDNPTDAKLLQQTLWHLGKEKWRVVHLERLNDALKACSKNVFDLVLLDLSLPDSQGLNTLAKFSTTAPNIPTVVLTEFDDENIALQAVANSVQDYLVKGQITPNLLEHVIRYAIERRQILNELRECQHRLQGVFEQTSQSIVLLSCKGMIVEMNQSALNLWRTQQDCVGKPLWSLESWNLSSLNPGWLKSIIAKAADGEFLRHELQLRSANDFIQWIDFSVRPLKDETGKVVLLIVEACDVSEQKRAEAEMIKAWQQERELNEMKSNFVSMVSHEFRNPMSVIRTAVELLESYNHQLSDPQRSKYFGKIQTAIRQMQQLLDEVLFWGRSDAGKLQYEPTLQDLEHFCSELTQTLQLSASGKHQIIFRFQGKRTPVLVDENLLRYILTNLLSNAIKYSPQGGVIRFDVICQDDTITFQIQDSGIGIPIKDQQLLFETFHRASNVGTIPGTGLGLSIVKKCVELHQGQIDLESQVGVGTTFTVKLSLNHQSLQSLELIESGSDLQSLKHKSHRLSAGKNA; translated from the coding sequence ATGAATAAGGCATCAATTAGCATTCTTTTAGTAGAAGATAATCCCACCGATGCCAAGTTGTTGCAGCAAACACTTTGGCATTTAGGTAAGGAAAAATGGCGTGTGGTACATTTGGAGCGTCTCAATGATGCGCTCAAAGCCTGTAGCAAAAACGTTTTTGATCTAGTTTTGTTAGACCTTTCTCTACCGGATTCTCAAGGATTGAACACTTTGGCAAAATTTTCTACTACAGCACCAAACATCCCAACAGTGGTGCTAACGGAGTTTGACGATGAAAACATTGCTTTACAAGCAGTGGCTAATAGTGTACAAGATTATCTGGTAAAAGGACAAATTACGCCAAATTTACTAGAACATGTTATTCGATATGCTATCGAGCGGCGACAAATTCTGAATGAACTACGAGAATGTCAGCATCGCTTGCAGGGAGTTTTTGAACAAACATCTCAATCAATAGTGCTACTTAGTTGTAAGGGGATGATTGTGGAAATGAACCAATCTGCCCTGAATTTGTGGCGTACTCAACAAGATTGTGTTGGCAAACCGTTGTGGAGTCTTGAAAGCTGGAATTTATCTTCTCTAAATCCAGGGTGGTTGAAAAGTATTATTGCCAAAGCTGCTGATGGTGAGTTTCTCCGCCATGAATTGCAATTACGCAGCGCAAACGATTTTATCCAGTGGATTGACTTTTCCGTCAGACCGTTAAAAGATGAAACTGGAAAAGTGGTGCTACTGATTGTCGAAGCTTGTGATGTTAGCGAGCAAAAACGCGCTGAAGCAGAGATGATCAAAGCATGGCAACAGGAACGGGAACTCAACGAAATGAAATCTAACTTTGTTTCGATGGTCTCCCATGAGTTTCGCAATCCAATGTCCGTGATTCGCACAGCAGTAGAACTACTCGAATCATATAACCATCAGTTGTCTGACCCGCAAAGAAGTAAATACTTTGGCAAAATTCAAACTGCCATACGTCAGATGCAGCAATTATTAGATGAAGTTTTATTTTGGGGCAGAAGTGATGCAGGCAAACTACAATACGAACCTACACTGCAAGATTTAGAACATTTCTGTAGCGAACTTACACAAACTTTACAATTAAGTGCTAGTGGAAAACACCAAATTATTTTTAGGTTTCAGGGAAAACGTACTCCAGTTCTGGTAGATGAAAATTTATTGCGTTACATTTTGACTAATTTACTTTCCAATGCCATCAAGTATTCTCCTCAAGGAGGAGTAATTCGATTTGATGTAATTTGTCAAGATGATACTATCACGTTCCAAATCCAAGATTCTGGTATTGGTATCCCTATCAAAGACCAACAACTTTTGTTTGAAACTTTCCATCGTGCCAGCAATGTAGGTACTATTCCAGGAACAGGACTGGGACTATCGATAGTTAAAAAGTGTGTTGAACTGCATCAAGGTCAGATCGACTTAGAAAGCCAAGTGGGAGTAGGGACAACATTTACAGTCAAGCTTTCATTGAATCATCAAAGTTTGCAGTCCTTAGAACTTATTGAAAGTGGTTCAGATTTACAAAGTTTGAAGCACAAATCTCATCGGCTCTCTGCCGGAAAGAATGCGTAA
- a CDS encoding RDD family protein translates to MSIEQVPPKHYPKVDFGRRGMASGIDFLCVWTVSSLLGSSQVGVQILQILVFTIAWVILRVIVPYNNQGQSLGHYAFDIKVLEIERGRVPDLQSLLKREGIIGLGALLVSIALSNIIRNPTAILLFVPLAIDCGAAFSDTQLRQALHDRYAKTMVVSSRRGYSLDIKIKRLVEKRRRNMR, encoded by the coding sequence ATGTCTATTGAACAAGTTCCTCCCAAACACTATCCTAAAGTTGATTTTGGGCGAAGAGGAATGGCATCAGGCATTGATTTTCTTTGTGTCTGGACAGTGAGTTCCTTATTGGGAAGTTCTCAAGTCGGTGTGCAAATTCTTCAGATACTAGTTTTTACTATTGCTTGGGTAATTTTACGGGTTATTGTACCTTACAACAATCAAGGGCAAAGTTTAGGGCACTATGCTTTTGATATCAAGGTATTAGAAATCGAACGAGGTAGAGTTCCTGATTTACAATCTCTTTTGAAGCGAGAAGGAATAATCGGACTTGGGGCACTTCTGGTTTCGATCGCTCTGAGTAACATCATACGTAATCCCACTGCTATACTGCTATTTGTTCCCTTGGCAATAGACTGTGGTGCAGCTTTTTCTGATACCCAACTGCGGCAAGCTTTGCATGACCGCTATGCCAAGACTATGGTCGTTTCGTCGCGTCGCGGCTATTCTCTTGACATAAAAATTAAGCGGTTAGTTGAAAAAAGGCGGCGAAATATGAGATAA
- the rpmG gene encoding 50S ribosomal protein L33 — translation MAKSKGARIIITLECTECRTNSDKRSPGVSRYTSTKNRRNTTNRLELKKFCPHCNKHTVHKEIK, via the coding sequence ATGGCCAAGAGTAAAGGTGCCCGGATAATAATCACACTCGAATGTACTGAGTGTCGTACGAATTCAGATAAGCGGTCTCCTGGAGTTTCGCGTTATACAAGCACAAAGAATCGTCGAAACACCACCAATCGACTAGAACTCAAAAAGTTCTGCCCGCACTGCAACAAACATACCGTTCACAAGGAAATTAAGTAA
- the rpsR gene encoding 30S ribosomal protein S18, whose translation MSYYRRRLSPIKPGEPIDYKDVDLLRKFITERGKILPRRITGLTSQQQRELTLSIKRARIMALLPFINAEG comes from the coding sequence ATGAGCTATTACCGCCGTCGTTTATCCCCGATTAAGCCGGGAGAACCAATTGATTACAAAGATGTTGATTTGCTGCGTAAGTTTATCACTGAGCGAGGCAAGATATTACCTCGACGAATTACAGGACTGACATCTCAGCAACAGCGAGAGTTGACTTTATCAATTAAACGTGCTCGTATTATGGCATTGTTGCCGTTTATCAATGCTGAAGGCTAA